From Streptomyces sp. NBC_01754, a single genomic window includes:
- a CDS encoding FAD-dependent oxidoreductase codes for MPDSPPRAGSPALHDTDLIVVGGGPAGCAAARMAAGVGMRSILIEPDALCRNLYRIPALDNVLGGHTNGPALADAVTTELRSTELCRPELGRRVIDLRTADDHVTVTLDTGTRLTAPYAVVATGVGPLRPRDIGWITAPSGLTLSPLWQADADDAEDHTLLVLGGDRPIGTFLRAHPTTDTRLLVTYPEADAYKVEEIRDDPRVTLLPVEHLTLIPSDGGAVAADTVSQDGTRHTVTADAAYLSIGSAPTAPPGDLVRGTDGYCPPAAQHPRVIVAGDLRSARYQRIMTAFGSGGEAALHAYYAARDLSIGT; via the coding sequence ATGCCCGACTCACCGCCCCGCGCCGGTTCGCCCGCACTCCATGACACGGACCTGATCGTCGTCGGAGGCGGACCGGCCGGCTGCGCCGCAGCCCGTATGGCGGCCGGCGTCGGCATGCGCTCGATCCTGATCGAGCCGGACGCCCTGTGCCGCAACCTCTACCGCATCCCGGCCCTGGACAACGTCCTCGGCGGCCACACCAACGGTCCGGCGCTCGCCGACGCCGTCACCACGGAGCTGCGGAGCACGGAACTGTGCCGTCCGGAACTCGGCCGCCGCGTCATCGACCTCCGCACCGCCGACGACCACGTCACCGTCACCCTGGACACCGGTACGCGCCTCACCGCCCCGTACGCGGTCGTCGCCACCGGCGTCGGCCCCCTCCGGCCCCGCGACATCGGCTGGATCACCGCACCCAGCGGCCTCACCCTGTCCCCGCTCTGGCAGGCCGACGCGGACGACGCCGAAGACCACACCCTCCTCGTCCTCGGCGGCGACCGCCCGATCGGCACCTTCCTGCGTGCGCACCCGACCACCGACACCCGCCTGCTCGTGACGTATCCCGAGGCGGACGCGTACAAGGTCGAGGAGATCCGCGACGACCCCCGCGTCACGCTCCTGCCCGTCGAGCACCTGACCCTGATCCCCTCCGACGGGGGCGCGGTGGCCGCGGACACGGTGAGCCAGGACGGCACCCGGCACACGGTCACCGCGGACGCCGCCTACCTCAGCATCGGAAGCGCGCCCACCGCCCCGCCCGGTGATCTCGTCCGAGGCACGGACGGCTACTGTCCACCGGCTGCCCAGCATCCCCGCGTCATCGTGGCCGGAGACCTGCGCTCCGCTCGCTACCAGCGGATCATGACCGCCTTCGGCTCCGGCGGCGAGGCCGCGCTGCACGCCTACTACGCGGCGCGAGACCTCTCCATCGGCACATAG
- a CDS encoding tetratricopeptide repeat protein, whose product MPRAREGSFRRGIARILDAIGALHQCMGQAQDAVKYYQDSLAAFRRLGDLQWQAYTLGALANLYTGVGETAKADSSRTEAAALLTGRTGSVARAQPARRL is encoded by the coding sequence ATACCCAGGGCTCGCGAGGGTAGCTTCAGGCGGGGTATCGCCCGCATCCTGGACGCCATCGGCGCCCTCCACCAGTGCATGGGGCAGGCCCAGGACGCCGTGAAGTACTACCAGGACAGCCTCGCCGCCTTCCGCCGGCTCGGCGACCTCCAGTGGCAGGCGTATACGCTCGGCGCACTGGCGAACCTCTACACAGGTGTGGGCGAGACAGCGAAGGCCGACTCCTCTCGCACGGAGGCTGCGGCCCTTCTCACCGGGCGCACCGGCAGTGTGGCCCGGGCCCAGCCCGCCCGGCGGTTGTGA
- a CDS encoding class I SAM-dependent methyltransferase, which yields MDLIEHEYADLRALRTRRAMHRAYSSPVDDVDEVTLALARRWAGARGTVVDVGCGTGDLLRRWARDGYAGQLVGVDRSTAAVSGTRGGGVVVVRGDACALPLRDGSADCLLERHMLYHVADLRQALAESRRVVRPGGAFVAVVNMMDTTPRLARLLRDCVSSEGTPVRPFPRVDSESLRPLLKDTFAEVEETEYRGELVFHEPEQLAALAASLLVFYGLERGTARHGRMVEALREEAARAFAGGAGPWRDAKGWSLFVARR from the coding sequence TTGGACCTCATCGAGCACGAGTACGCGGATCTGAGGGCGTTGCGGACCCGGCGCGCCATGCACAGGGCGTACAGCTCACCTGTCGACGACGTGGACGAAGTGACGCTGGCACTCGCACGCCGGTGGGCCGGAGCGCGCGGGACGGTAGTGGATGTCGGCTGCGGCACCGGGGACCTGCTGCGGCGGTGGGCCCGGGACGGGTACGCCGGGCAGCTGGTAGGGGTGGACCGGTCCACGGCCGCGGTGAGCGGGACGCGCGGGGGTGGCGTCGTGGTGGTACGGGGGGACGCATGCGCGCTGCCGTTACGCGACGGATCGGCAGACTGCCTGCTGGAGCGGCACATGCTCTATCACGTGGCCGACCTGCGGCAGGCGCTGGCGGAGTCTCGGCGCGTAGTGCGTCCGGGCGGGGCCTTCGTCGCAGTCGTCAACATGATGGACACGACGCCTCGGCTGGCCCGGCTGCTGCGCGACTGCGTCAGCAGCGAAGGCACGCCCGTCCGCCCCTTCCCGCGCGTCGACTCCGAGAGCCTGCGCCCGCTGCTGAAGGACACCTTCGCTGAGGTCGAGGAGACCGAGTACCGGGGGGAGTTGGTGTTCCACGAGCCCGAGCAGCTGGCCGCACTCGCCGCCTCCCTGCTCGTGTTCTACGGGCTGGAACGAGGGACGGCCCGGCACGGCCGGATGGTGGAGGCACTGAGGGAAGAGGCGGCGCGGGCCTTCGCCGGCGGCGCCGGACCGTGGCGGGACGCGAAGGGCTGGAGCCTGTTCGTGGCGAGGAGATGA